The Coffea arabica cultivar ET-39 chromosome 6e, Coffea Arabica ET-39 HiFi, whole genome shotgun sequence genome contains the following window.
ACGATAATTTGGGCTATGACGGCACTTATCAAGAACCCCTACAGCAATGAAAAAGCACAAACTGAGATTCGAGAAGTGCATGGAGAGAGGAAAATGATAGATGAAGATGATCCTCAAAAGCTTCCCTATCTCACAGCTATCATCAAGGAGACTATGAGATTGTACACAATTGTTCCTAATTTAGTCCCAAGATACTTAATGGAAAGTTGCATCCTTGGCGGATATGAAATTCAGCCCCAAACTGAAGTTTACATAAATGGTTGGGCAATTGGAAAGGGATCTTGAGTATTGGGAAAATCTACGAGTTCTTGCCTGAGAGATTCTTGAATAGTACTATAGATATGAAAGGGGAACACTTTTAGCTACTCCCATCGGGGGTAGGCAGAAGATGATGCCCTATATACTCCCTAGGGCTAGCATCTATGGAGATCGCACTTGCTAATATTTTGAATTCATTCAACCAAGAATTGCCTTCTAGAGTGAAGAAAGAAGACATTGATACTCATTGCTTACGTGGTGCCTTGCGACTTGTAGCAAGAAACATCTGCCTTCTTAGCAAGGAAAAACAAATGACAACTTGGGAGGGAGGGGATGGGTTGGTTGGTTAGGAAGGGAGAGATTCTACATGAGAGGTCACGGATGAAAGCCTTAGcaattacactaaaaaaaaaacaaatgtcaACATAGTTGTTGTGAATAGGGTTACAAACGAATTGAATCGAGTCGAATCGAATTTTGACCTAATTGAGTTGAGTCTCGACTTAATTTTATCAAGTTTGAATTCGAGCTCAAACTCAATGACTGCTCAGTGTAAAGCTCTCGAGTTGAGctcgagtttaaaaaaataaaaaaataaatttaatttttaaaaaaattgataaaataatatttttcttaataaataataaaatattagggatatatatgtaattttactattaaaataatatatatgtataaaattGAACTCGTGAGTTAACGTGTAGAATATTTTTGAGCTTGAGTTTGACTTGGtttgctcgaactcgactcgaacttGATATTGACCgaactcgagtcgagttttgaatCGAGTTGCTCGCGATCAACTTGACTCGTGTACAACCCTAGTTGTGAAATTGTGTAAGGTATGaataattcaagaaagaaatattaacAATACTCTTATGTATTTATTGCAGAATATTATTGTACTCTAAACATTCAACTAACATATTAAATACTCTTACGCAATTTAAATATATTGTAATGTTATAATATCCATCAACTATTGCAGTGcatcaaaaaaattattaagtattctttgagatatttattaaaattttacaaCGATTAGATATCAAGAACTATgtatatttttattaatgaaatacaaaagatacaacaattcaaaatatttagttctaataaaattcataaatttCCCAATATAACAATTAAATTGCACCAATAAAAGTGTGgataaaaaataattcaaatatattaaaaaGATAGAAGTTGTTAGAAGAAAGGAAAACCATAAGAAAAACCCAATGAGATTTATCTTCAATTATATAAAAAGTTAAAAGCATGATTAGTTAGATGGTTCAAATGAAAGCGACAGTGCCTTGAAATATGATAGTGAGTGATTAGATTAGCAAGAAAGTGAGAGATGGGctctatttatatatatatatatatatataggttttgggttcaaaaatTATGCCCCAAATTAAAATGACCAAGTTTTGGCAACACTTTGCTAAGCTTAGTATAACCTTGACTGATAAATATCAAATGTAATATTGTATATTAATGTACTCAAAGAAATTATGAGATCTCTAATTCGACTTTTAACCTTTActtttcttccttctctctTGCAATAGTTGGAGTTTgttgaacaaaagaaaagtattaaatattgtttgttttatttaaaGAATCACCACACCTATCAAGAAATTTATGAAAAATTCTCGTGTTAAGaatctaaatttttattttttactcacaatattatttttttttttaaaaaaagtgtaTTTTTTTAGAGAACAAAAAGTCTGAatgcttgaaaaaaaaagtgtgaaAGCTTGAGTTGGGGTCAATTAGATTGGAGATAGGAGCCTAACAAACCAAAAGGGCCGAGTATTGCAAACAATCTTTAAGCCTGAAGGATTCTCCTTAAGCTATAGAATTAGGTTTTTTAAGTTAAGCATGTCTTTGGGTTTGCAGCAGAGCCCAAGCTAGAAGCCCCAATTGAAAAGCCTACTAACAATAAAGATGCAGAGGTTAGCACAGGTCTCTGCCGGATTTTCATATGGAACCACCCGCGGTGCTTTTAAATACTCCTATAGGATACACTGATTGATGTAATCCCTTACAAACATTATAGGTGTGTTTACACAAGTGGACTGAGTTGATAATAATAAGTCATTCTCTTACAAAATATCGTGTGCTCAAGTTTCGTTGTCGATGTAAGAAATGTAttggtgtaatttttttttttgacgaaaCGATAGGAATATATATTGCTTGAGCCAAAAGTATTTACGCCCGAGCAAAGGCTCGATACATACACTGTGCATCTAGCACAATAGACTGGGATTAACCCATTCTACATCTTGATAACTGCTCAAAGCTTGAGCACTAAATTGAACACCAAGATCATTACTAATGCCTATGTCTAGGTAAAAGGAACATTTGTAAAACATGAAACTCAGCTCACGGACATCTTGTATCACAGTTGCTATTCTTTCAGCCATTGGTTTTGTCCGCTGGATTTACTGTAGCAGATTTTTGTCAAGAACTTCTATGTTAATCAGTCGCCATCCTTGTTCGGCTGCCTTAGTTTGGGCCAGTTTGACACCTTCAGCCAGGTGTTGGAGATGGTTGTCCACTGCCCTTTCTCTCAAAGCCCAAGCCATTAGTTCCTGTTGTCTTCCATCACACGCTACAATGCCATACCCTACAGCTTTGTCCTCTTTGCTCCATTACACTGCAATTCTCATACTTGTGCCTGGGGATGTGGGGTGCTCTTGCTGCTCTTCCTCTTGTTCCCTGTGTTGCTAAGCTACTACTGGTTTCCCAATGCTCCAATTCCTTGCTTTCCCTGCTGCATTTTCAAATTCGCACCATGCATTGCATGCTTTGTTTACAATTGTAGCTGGATCCATATCTTTGTTGTTGAAATCCTTGTTGTTCCTACTTTTCCAGATCTGCCACAAGATATATGCCGTGAGGCCTATATGAGCTTTCCTTTGAATCCTACTTCTCGCTTCAGAAACTGCTGCCCACCAATCTTTGAATTTAACCGACCTGTGCTCGATACCATCCCAATGGATAGGAGCTAGTTTCCAGATGTCTTTGACTTTGCTACATTTAAGTAACATATGTTCCAGTGTTTCCACTTCTTCTCCACACATTGTGCATATTGGATCTCCCACTTTGACTCTTCTCCATGTCAGTTCCTTGACTGGTATTGCATCCGAGAGACCTTTCCATATGAACATCTTGACTTGGTGGCTGATGTTTAAGCTCCACAGTACCTTCCACACTTGCTGGCTTAGTGAGCTGCAGCTCGATTCTGCTCCCTCACCTTCTTTCCTAGTCTCTTCCTTCCTCCTGTCCATTGCCATTTTGTATCCCGACTGCACAGTGTACTCCCCATTTGGGTTCCCTATCCAGAAAGTATTATCATCTCTCCCCATAATGCTGATaggaattttcaaaatattatcTGCATCCTCTTTGCAAAAAGTCTTAAAGATGAGAGATTTATTCCACCTGTAGTGACTGATCAAGTTAGCAACTTTGTTAAGCATGCATTCTTGTGGTTTGGCAGTGACTGGTTTCCctttgaagttgtttggaatCCATTGGTCGTTCCAAATGCTGgttttctttccatttcctATTCGTCTTCTCCCTTTCCACCAAAGGGTCTCTCTGCTACTCATTATGCTTTGCCCAAACCATGATTCATTCTTAGCCACTATGCACTCCTGGATGCAGCTCTTAGGAAAATACTTCACCTTTAGCACCTTGCTAGATAACAGGTTTGGATTTCTTATGATCCTCCAAATCTGTTTGGCTAGCAAGGCTCTATTAAAGCTTTGTAAATCCTTAAAGCCTAGGCctccttttttcttctccttggtcATCTTCTCCCATGCCACCTAATGTATTTTGTTCTTGCTGTCTTGCTCTCCCCACCAGAATTTTGAGAGTAGAGAGCATATATCTTTACATACCCTACATGgcaatttgaaacaatttgaaacaagACATAGTGTAAGTAGGCATAGCCATTGAGACTGCTTTGATCAAGATTTCTTTCCCAACTGAGCTTAGCAATTTGGATTTCCAGCTTTGCATTCTGTGTTCAATGTTGTCCTTGATGAATCCGAACATTTGCTTCTTTGTTTTGGTGATCACCATTGGGAGTCCCAAGTATTTCCCTTGAGATACTTGTTGAATTCCTTCCAGCTGGCTGCATACTTCCTCCCTTGTTTCCTAGTTGACATTTTTGCTAAAGAAGGCACTGGATTTGTCAAGATTTATCATTTGTCCTAAAGCTTGTTCGTATCTCTTCAGGATTTTTGTCAACTCCTGTGCCTCTTGACATGAAGCCTTGCAAAAGATTAGCGAGTCATCAGCAAAGAAAACATGTGTCACTGAAGGGCCTTGTCTACTTATCTTGATTCCACTTATTCTCCCGTCTTGAGCTGCATTTTTTAGAAGGTTAGAAAAGCCTTCTGAACAGATGAGAAAGAGGTAAGGTGACAAGGGATCTCCCTGTCTAATCCCTCATTGAGGTGTAATATATTCTTTACAATCTCCATTTAtattgaaagaaaaagagactGTTCTGATACAGTTCATGATCCAATTAATCCACCTCTCACAAAACCCCATTTTGCTCATAATTGATTGTAAGAAATCCCATTCAACTCTGTTGTATGCTTTTAACATATCCAACTTCACAGCCATATAACCATCCTTTCCatgcattttatttttaaggTAATGCAAATATTCATGAGAGATGATTATGTTATTAATAATGTGCCTCCCAAGTATAAAGGCAGATTGATTGATGCTAATGCAGTGCTTAAGAACAGGCTTTAGTCTATTAACAATGATTTTGGTTATAGCTTTATACACGACATTGCACAGACTAATAGGTCTATATTGCTTGATGTTAGTAGGACAAGGAACTTTGGGAATGAGGGAAATGATTGTGTGGTTAATGGCTTTTAACATAAGACCAGAATGGAAGAAACTTTGAATAGCATTTACCAGGTCTCCTTTGataattttccaaaatttttggaaaaataaaggtGTCATATCATCCGAGCCAGGAGCCTTATTGCAATCCATAGTGAAGAAGGCATTTTTTATCTCTTCTTCTGTCACTTCCTTGGTTAGTTCCATGTTCATTTCTGCCGTGATAGAAGCTGGAATCCCCTCTAATACCTCCTGAGCATTACTAGTTGAGGACTTGGCGAAGAGCTTCCTGTAATAGTCTTCAATTTCTTTCCCAATTTCTTCTTCTGATTCGGTCCAACCACCATCTTCCTTTTGAATTCTTTGTAATATATTCTGTTTATTTCTGCCATTTACCGGTGCATGGAAGTATTGAGTATTTCGGTCCCCTTCTTGCAACCATTTGAGTCTAGATTTTTGGCTCCAGAAGATTTCCTCATCATTGTACTCCTCTTTCAACTGTGACTTCAAACCAGCCATCTGTTttctcttattgtattttgaagACTCTCTAGTCTGATCCAGTTGCTTTTTGAGGCTATCAATTCTGTCCTTAGAATTTTTGTTGATGCTATTACTCCACTTAAGCATAGCCACTCTACAGTTCCTCACTTTTGATTGCACTGGTACATCCGAGATCTTTCAACACTTCCCTCCTATACTTCTTTAACAACCTCAGATATTTCCTCATGTTGGAGCCATCTCTTATCAAAgaagaaccttctttttttcttttccatagtaGGCTTGGTGTCTATCATTAAGGCACAATGATCTGAAGTGTAAGCTTTAATGTGAGAGCACTTCGCATTCTCAAACGTCTGATTCCAATCTGCACTGCTCATGGCTCTATCTAACCCTTGCTTAATTTCTCCTTCATTCCCCCAGTTGTTGCACCAGGTCCACGGCTGCCCCTCATACCCCAGGTCCACCAGTTGGTTGGCACTTATAAAATCCCTAAAGTCATTGAAGCTCCGTTCGGCTCTACATCTCCCTCCCCGCTTTTCAGAATTTGAAGTAATATCATTGAAATCCTCAACCAACAGCCATTTGTTTCCCCATAGCTGTCTTCTTCTGTTCACTACTGTCCATTGCACTTTCCTTATGGCATCATTACAATTGGCGTAAATGCCAATCATCCACCACAAACACTTACTTTCTTGATCCTCAATCTGAGCTTCCACGGTGAAGGAAGTGTGTTGCACTTGCAATATTTTAACATCAGAGTTCCAGTACAGTGCCATTCCTCCTACTTTATTCATTGCTTCCACCACATAGTAGCAGTCATGGTTAaggattttttgtattttttccaTATACTTTGATCTATTTTTTATctcacttaaaaataaaagttttgGGGAGAGGAGTTTTTTATACTCCTTCAGAtggggaattgtcaaggggctcccaGCACCTTGGCAATTCCACACCATCACTCTCATTGACAATTGGAGACCCAGTTAAGGCTGGTTCCCATCCCTCTTCTTGTCTCTCACTCCTCCCTCCGGGACTATCAGTTTTGTTCCTCTTTGGCACTTGCCCCATATTATCCACTTCTGGCATTTCCTCATCAATCAGACTTAACTTCCGTTTGCTCAGAACAGGTTGAGCCATACTATTCCCATCTAGCTGTTTTAGTGCTCTCCTACCTCTTCCTCTTGGTGTTCTTATAGTCCTTCTACCCTTCAAGTCCTGAGGCTGTCCTGTTCCTTGTTGGCTACTTCCCATGCTCTTATCAAATATCCTAATCTGTAATATTTCCTTGATACTCTTCTGTTTTTCTCTCACCTGGTTGCAATCCGTTGTTGTCTGTTCTTTCCCTGATGACTGTGGATCCATCATTTCCAAATCCTCCTTATGAGGATCAGGTTCCCCACTCCTCTCAGTTCTCTCTACCTCCATGGTCATTACCTGGTTTTTACTTTTTCCATTACCTTTCTCTTGCTTCTCTTCTATTGACTCCACCATTGGTGTGCTACCTTGCTTGTTACCTGTCTCTAGTATCTTGCTGGTGGGTGTTGGTGGTACCTGGGTCATCCCTTCCTTATTGGATTGCAGAAACTTTGTAACCTCTTCTTTGAAGGCAGCCACCACATTTCTCTCCCTAACTTCCTCGGTTCCCATTTGTTCCTTTGGGTGATTAACCTCCACCACCTGACTTTGCTCCTTACGAACTAGTTCCCCATTTTCCAAACCCTAGTGCATTCTGTTGGAAGGGGTTTTGTACCCGTTATTGTCCTTTTGTGGAGAACCTTTGCCATAATTTACTCTCAACCAAGGCCCATACTGGTTCTCTTATTGCCCCTTCCCCACTGATGCACCTGATGCGCAACCCTTCTCACTATGGCCAATGATTCTGCAAGCATAGCAGAAATCTGGGCATCTCTAGTACCTAAACTTAATCCACTTCAGAGAATCATTCATCTTGACTGTAGTACCCCTAGGTAATGGCCGATATGTATCAATCACAATGTGCACCTTCAAGTGCCTGCCTTCCTTCCCACCTGCTTGAGGGATAATAGCTTTTTTCACTCCTCTAAACACTGTTTTACCAATCTTCTTCCCCACTTCTTTTGACAACCAATGAACTGGCAAGTTTCACATTTGCACCCACAATGGGGTCATTCTGAAGGCGTCTGGGTCATCCTCAATCCCTTCATACCAGTTGCTCAACACAATCAGTTGGTTGTCCAAGATCCAAGGGCCTCCATTCACAATCCTCTCTCAGGTTTCCTCTTCAGGAATAAAGAATTGGTACAGGTTTGGACCTAGCTCTGTAACCTTCGGATCTTTTGGGTAACCCCAAGCCGTACTAACAAAGTTTTTTAGACCAGTGAAATTTACCATTTTCTCACCTCGGATCTTACCCAACAAACTTAGCTGGCA
Protein-coding sequences here:
- the LOC140009964 gene encoding uncharacterized protein, whose amino-acid sequence is MALYWNSDVKILQVQHTSFTVEAQIEDQESKCLWWMIGIYANCNDAIRKVQWTVVNRRRQLWGNKWLLVEDFNDITSNSEKRGGRCRAERSFNDFRDFISANQLVDLGYEGQPWTWCNNWGNEGEIKQGLDRAMSSADWNQTFENAKCSHIKAYTSDHCALMIDTKPTMEKKKRRFFFDKRWLQHEEISEVVKEV